DNA from Mycolicibacterium alvei:
CGGCACGAACATCAACTGGTGGTCGACATGATGCGTCAGGCCCTGGACCCACTGTGTGTGGACCTGCAGATCGCCGACGAACCGCAGTTGCACGGCACCGACGCACTGTGGCACCTGAGCACCCCCGTTCTCGGCCGCCTACGCGAAACGCGCACCACGGCAATTGATCTAGCGCTCGCACTGCACCCCACCCCGGCGGTCGGCGGGGTTCCGACCGACCGCGCCGCCGCACTGATCAGCGAACTGGAGGGTGATCGTGGGTTCTACGCGGGCGCCGTCGGCTGGTGCGACAGCAGCGGCGACGGGCGCTGGGTGGTATCGATCCGGTGTGCAGTGTTGTCGGCTGATCGATACACGGCCCTGGCCAGTGCCGGCGGCGGTATTGTCGCCGAATCCGATCCCGACGACGAAGTTGACGAGACCACCACGAAATTCAGAACCATCCTGACCGGACTAGGGGTGACATGAGCGAGTTGATCCGCCGGGCACGGCCCGGCGACGAGGTCGAGATCACCGCGATGATCCGTGAGCTGGCCGAGTTCGAACGCGCCTCCGACGAGTGCACCGTCACCGAAAAGCAAATGCACACAGCACTTTTCGGTGAGCGACCGGTCGCCTATGCACACATGCTGGAGGTCGACGGGCAGGTGGCCGCGACCGCGGTGTGGTTCCTGAACTTCTCCACCTGGGACGGCGTCGCCGGGCTCTACCTGGAGGATCTCTACGTGCGGCCGGCCTTCCGGCGCCGCAGGCTGGCCCGAAAGCTGTTGTCCACCTTGGCCGCCGAATGTGTCGAACACGGTTACACCCGGATGACCTGGGCGGTGCTGAACTGGAACGTCAACGCCATCGCGCTGTATGACGCCGTGGGCGGCGAGCCGCAGACCGAGTGGACCACCTATCGGGTATCGGGCTCAGAGCTGTCGGCACTGGCCGACGAAAGCCGCGGCTGAGCAGTCGGCTAGCGCCGATTCGAAATTGCGACAGCCGGAGCGGACTAACTGCGTCCGGTGATCCAGTCCACCGAGGACGGGCTGAACAGCAGCCCGAGGGTCACCAGGGCGAGCAGCCCGACCAGCGCGCCGTACACCACATGGTGCGAGGTGATCACGTACCAGGCCACCGGCAGCAACAGCAGGTTGGTGAGCACCGCGATCCCGCGGCCCCAACGCCGTGCGGTGATCAGTGCCCAGCCGCCGGCGAGCACTCCACCACCGATCAACACGAACCAGATTGCCGTGCCGTACCCGCTGACGATGTGCTGATCCGCACCGCCCACCGCCCGCACCAGGAGCACGACCGCCATGATCAGTGCGGCGATTCCTTCGGCGGCGGTCAGAAATCCGGCGTACCGGATTGAGGGAGGCTGGATCACGATCGCTGCTCCGCCAGGTAGCGCACCGCGTACTCATATCCGGCCGGACCCGCGCCGGCGATCACCACCTGCGCGACGGCCGAGACGTAGGAGTGGTGCCGGAACGCCTCCCGGGTGTGGATATTGCTCAGGTGCACCTCGACCACGGGCAGTTCGGCCGCGCTGAGCGCATCCCGGATCGCGACCGAGGTGTGGCTGTAGGCCGCGGGATTGATGATGATGCCGGCGCAGTCCTGTCGGGCCGCCTGGATGGCGTCGACCAGCTCACCCTCGTGGTTGCTCTGCACGGCGCGGACCTCGAAACCGAGCCCGGCGGCCAGCTCGGCCACCCGCTGCTCGATCTGAGCCAGCGTGGTGGACCCGTAGATCTCGGGCTGCCGGGTGCCCAGCATGTTGAGATTCGGTCCGTTGACGAGCAGTAATCGACGTGCGGTCACCTTCAGTACGGTACCGACGCCCTCGCCGCCGGCGGCGAGGCACACCGACGCGTTGCTGACGCGGTTTCACGATGTCGAGATCGACGCCAGGGTGGTGATTGGGCAATATCCACCGCCCTCGTGTCGATCTCGGCGTAGCGGACAGGCCTGCGACACTGTCTGCGTGTCGAGTGACCGTCCCTGCCCCTGCGGGTCCGGCCGCGCCTATGGCGACTGCTGCGGGCCGCTGCACACCGGCGGGCAGCAGGCCCCCACGGCCCTCGCGCTGATGCGGTCGCGGTTCAGCGCATTCGCCCTCGGCGACGCCGGCTATCTGCTGACCTCCTGGCATCCCGACACCCGCCCCTCGGAACTGACCCTCGACGCGGCCATCACCTGGCGCCGGTTGCAGATCGTCGACACCGAGGCGGGAGGCGAGGACGACGCCGAAGGATTGGTGGAGTTCCGCGCCCAGTACGTGCAGGACAGCCGCCGCCACATCCTTCACGAACGCAGCCGGTTCGAACGGGTTGGCGGCCGGTGGCGCTACCTCGACGGACAGATTCACGAATAACAGCCCGACACCTTGCCCGGTTAGGCTCATGTCCCGTGCGTGCCGTGCTGATCGTCAATCCGAACGCGACCTCGACCACCCCGGCCGGGCGTGACCTGCTCGCCCACGCGCTGGAAAGCCGGGTGACGCTGACCGTCGAACACACCAATCACCGGGGTCACGCCATCGAAATCGCCCGCGACGCCGCCCGCGACGGTGTGGATGTGCTGATCGTGCACGGCGGCGACGGCACGGTCAACGAAGTCGTCAACGGTGTGCTCGGGGACTGTGGGACCCGTCCCGACCCCGCGCTAGCCCCCGCGGTGGCTGTCGTGCCGGGAGGTTCGGCCAACGTCTTCGCCCGGGCGCTGGGCATCAGTCCCGATCCCATCGAGGCCACCAACCAGCTCGTCGACCTGCTCGGCGGCTATCGGTTGGGGCGCACGTGGCGCCAAATCGGTTTGATGGACTGCGGTGAGCGCTGGGGTGTGTTCACCGCCGGGATGGGTGTGGACGGTGACGTGGTGGCGGCGGTCGAGGCCCAACGCGCGAAGGGACGCAAGGTCACCGCATCCCGTTACATCCGGGTGGCGGTGCGCGAGTTTCTGACCAGCGTGCGCAGGGAACCGACCCTCACGCTGCAACTGCCGGGCGCTGACCCCGTCGACGGGGTGCACTTTGCGTTCGTGTCGAACTCCAGTCCGTGGACGTATGCGAACAACCGCCCGGTGTGGACGAACCCCGAAACCACGTTCGACACAGGTTTGGGTGTGTTCGCCGTCACGAGCATGAATATCTGGGCGAATCTGCGGGTGGTCCGCCAGATGGTGTCCCGCAACCCGCGCTTGGCGGGCAAGCATCTGATCCGTGACGACAACATCTCAACGGTCACCGTGACGAGCAACACGCCTGCCGCCTGCCAGATTGACGGAGATTACATCGGCATGCGCGAATCGATGACGTTCACGTCGGTCCCCGCCGCGCTGAGCGTCGTCGCCCCGACCAAGAAAAGTGATTGACCTGCGCAAACACACCGCTTAAGGTGGAATTAGGGCGCAGCTGAATCCAGAGTGTAGTACACCGTAGTGAGGCATCCAGTCACCGCCCTACCCAGTGACTTTCCCCACGTGTTAACTCAATGCTATTGACATCTGTTCAGCCTGTGAAAGCATCGTTGCAACAGTGCAGAAACATTCGCATGCACGCGTTAACAGCCGAAGAAAATCTGGTGTGCTTTGCCGCGCACAGATCACATGTCGAACAAGGAGTTTGATCTTATGGATTGGCGCCACAAGGCCGTCTGTCGCGACGAAGATCCGGAACTGTTCTTCCCCGTGGGAAACAGTGGCCCGGCGCTTGCTCAGATCGCCGATGCGAAGCTGGTGTGCAACCGCTGCCCCGTAACCACTGAGTGCCTCACCTGGGCCTTGGAGTCCGGCCAGGACGCCGGCGTCTGGGGCGGGATGAGCGAGGACGAGCGTCGTGCGCTCAAACGTCGCAATGCCCGCACCAAGGCCCGCACCGGAGTCTGACCTTCGGTCCAGATCCCGACGCAAGCTATGGCCCCGACGAATGTCGGGGCCATAGCTTGCTTTTGCGACAATTATCCACAGCAAATTGCGTAATTGTCATCACATCTTCGTATTGACACAACTGCGTAATTACTTCGGTGGTACTGACGTCCCACTGTGAACCAGCTGTGTGCCCGGCCGGCTCACTGAACGCCGCGACCTCGCCTACCGATCGGCACTCTCAGCACCACATCGGTTCCGCCCGACGCGACATCATGCATGCCAAGGGACCCGTCCAACTCCGCGGTGACCAGGGTTCGCACGATCTGCAGACCCAGCCGGTCGGACTTCTCCAGGCTGAACCCGTCGGGTAGCCCACGTCCGTCATCGTGCACCACGACGTCGAGCCAGCGGGCCGAGCGCTCGGACCTGATCGTCACGCAACCCTGCGGGGTGTCGGTGTCGAAGGCGTGCTCGATGGCGTTCTGCACCAATTCGGTGATCACCATGATCAACGCGGTCGCCCGGTCGGCGTCGAGCACGCCCAGCGCCCCCGTTCGGTTGATCCGGATCGGGGTATCCACCGAGGCGACATCGTTCATGATCGGCAGGATCCGGTCGATCACCTCGTCGAGGTTGACCTCCTCGTCCACCGACATCGACAACGCATCGTGCACCAGCGCGATCGACGACACCCGTCGCACCGACTCGATCAATGCCTCGCGGGCCTCCAGGTTGCTGGTCCGTCGCGCCTGCAGCCGCAGCAGGGCAGCCACGGTCTGCAGATTGTTCTTCACCCGGTGATGGATCTCCCGGATGGTCGCGTCCTTGCTCAACAGTGCGCGGTCACGCCGTTTGACCTCGGTGACGTCGCGGATCAGCACGGCCGCCCCGACCGGGGCGCCGTGCACCACCAGCGGCAGCGTCCGCATCAACACGGCCGCGCCGCCCGCGTCGACCTCCATGCGCATGCTGGAACCACCGGCCAGCGAGTCACGCACGTGGTTGGCCAATTCCTGGGCCTCGAACACGTCGGAGATCAACGGTCGGGTGATGGCGACCAGATTGTGCCCGTCGAGCTCGGAGGCCAGGCCCATGCGGTGATAGGCCGAGATCGCGTTCGGACTGGCGAAGACGACATCGCCACCCCGGTCCAGACGGATGAAGCCGTCACCCACCCGCGGGCTGGAGCGGGACATGGCCAGATCACCGACGTTCGGGAAGGTGCCCTCGGACAGCATGTGGAGCAGATCGCTCGCACAGTCCAGGTAGGCGCCCTCCAGCGGGCTGGCCATCCGACGGGCAGCCAGCGCGGTCTGGTGAGTCAGCACCGCCACCACGTGATCGCGGTGGCGCACCGGCACCGCTTCCACGTTCAGTCCGGGAAGGTCCGGCGAATGTCGTTGCGTACCACCGCTTCCCCGGCCGATCGCACCCGACTCGAAGGCGGTGGCGACGACCCCGAGATCTGCTGCCGCGGCCAGGGTGCCGACCGAGTCGGCCAGCAGGACGGTGGGCGCGGTATTGGGCCGCACCTGCGCCACACACACCAGAACGCCGTCGTCGCGACGCACCCACATCAGATAGTCGGCGAACGACAGATCCGCCAACAACTGCCACTCCCCGACCACCGCATGGAGGTGGTCCACCGCGCTGCCGGGCAACACGGTGTGCTCGGCGAGCAGGTCACCGAGGGTGGACATCAGCCAACGCCCCCCGGGAGCAGGCAACCGGACCGGGTCAGTCGATCACCGCGATGAGATCGCCGGCCTGGATCACGTCGCCCTCGGCGACATTGACCTTGGTGATGGTGCCCGCGACCTCGGCGAGGACCGGAATCTCCATCTTCATGGACTCGAGCAGCACCAGGGTGTCCCCCGCACCGATCTGATCGCCCTCGTGAACGACGACCTCGAGCACACTGGCCACGATTTCGGCGCGAACGTCCTCGGCCATCTTCACCCCACTTCACTTCGGCGCTAATCCGACTACTCCTGCGGCCTATATCGAACCACAACCCCGGGTGGACAGCGCCGCCCCCGGGGCATGAGACACTAGGGAGCAAGCTCTTACACCATCTGGAGGATCATCATGGCCAAGCGTGGCCGCAAGAAGCGTGACCGCAAGCACTCGAAGGCGAACCACGGCAAGCGCCCCAACGCCGGTTCGAAGTCAGTGCGCTAGCCGCTTCGGCAGACTTTGACCGCCCGACTCCCTTCGGAGATCGGGCGGTTTGTCGTCGGGCCACCCGGGGCTGTCCGCCCCGTCAGCCCCGGATGATCGTGGTCCGGCTGATCTGGATGCGCAGCCGTTCCCGCAGCCCCTCGGGAGCCCTTTCCCCGCTGCACTTGGCGGCGATGAGGTGCTTGACACGCTCCTCGACCCCGTAATGACGCAGGCAGGCCGGGCATTCTTCGAGGTGGTGCTTGAGCTTGTCGCGACTTTCGTCGGTGCACTCACCGTCGAGCAGGGTCCATACTTCGGCGATTACCGCCGCGCACTCCGGGTGTTCAGGGTCGACGGGACCGACCGGCGGGGTCCAGCGCTCGTCCTCACCGTGCTTATCACTCATGACGAGACCTCCTCCGGCTCACCAAGCTGCTGACCTCGGATGAAACCGCGATCCCTGGCCACATCCGCCAGCAGCTCACGTAGCTGCTTGCGGCCGCGGTGCAAGCGGGACATCACCGTCCCGATGGGCGTATCCATGATCTCGGCGATCTCCTTGTACGGGAAACCCTCGACGTCGGCGTAGTACACCGCCATCCGGAATTCCTCGGGTAGCGCCTGCAGTGCCGCCTTGATCTCGGTGTCGGGCAACAACTCCAGCGCCTCGACCTCCGCCGACCGCAGACCGGTCGACGAATGCTCGGCACTGGCCGCCAGCTGCCAGTCGGTGATCTCGTCGGTCGGGTACTCAGCAGGTTGACGCTGCTTCTTGCGGTAGCTGTTGATGTAGGTGTTGGTCAGAATGCGGTAGAGCCACGCCTTGAGATTCGTGCCCTCGCGGAACGACCGGAAGCCGGCATACGCCTTGACCATGGTTTCCTGGAGCAGGTCCTCGGCATCGGCGGGGTTGCGGGTCATGCGCAATGCGCCACCGTAGAGCTGGTCCAGCAGCGGGATGGCATCACGTTCGAACCGGGCGGTCAGCTCAGCATCGGTTTCAGGCGGCTGCGGCGCGTCAGGCTCGGCCTGCTCGACGTCAGTCATCGTGGGAAACACCTTCCCTTCTGTCGCGGCGCCACCAAGGGGTCCCGAATACCGGTAGGTATCCGGCGGCCGTTCCAGGCATACGGTTGGCACCAGAATCCTCCTTACAGATCCTAGAGCGTGCTACCGACAAGTAGCGCTGAGCAGGTGTCGACAGCAATAACAGCATTCGGCGGCCGCTATGTTCCCGGCGTGCCCGCTACCCTGTGCCGATGGCCCGCGCAGCAACCCCGGCGATCGCCGCGCTGGTCGCCGCGGGTATCGACCATCAGGTCGTCCGGTACCACCACGACCCCCGCAACGATTCGTTCGGTGCCGAGGCGGTCGCACAACTGGCCGCAGCGGGCTTCGCCGCCGAGCAGGTGTTCAAGACACTGGTCATCGCACTGCCCAAGGGGCTCGCGGTTGCGGTGCTGCCGGTGCCGACCAAGCTGTCGCTCAAGGCGGCCGCCGCGGCACTCGGGGTGGCCAGAGCCGAGATGGCCGACCCGGCCGCGGCGCAGCGCTCCAGCGGATATGTGGTGGGCGGCATCTCCCCACTCGGACAGCGCAAGGCGCTGCCCACCGTGGTGGACGACTCGGCGTTGACCTTCGAGAAGGTGCTGTGCAGCGCAGGGAAACGAGGGTGGGACGTCGCACTCGCCCCAGCCGACCTGATCCGGGCGACCGGCGCGGTGACCGCCGAGATCGCTGGCTGAATCGGCGTTGGTATTGACCTGTGCGCGGGCGCAGTAATGTGGTCGCGGTGATGCCGATGATGGTGGGTGCAACTGTGGCCTCGGGCGTCGCCGCTCTGGTGACCCTGTTCGGCACGTCCGCCCCGGCACCGCAGATCCGGCTCGTCGACGACACCGTCCCGATGACCCAAGGTGACGGCTCGCTGTCCGACGGACAGGTCCTGACCCCGTTCGACGTCCAGAACCCGGCGATCGGCCGGTTGGACCCGCGTCTGCTGGCCGCCGTTCAGAACGCTGCCAACGCCGCGGCCGCCGACGGCGTCACCATGACCATCAACTCGGGGTGGCGGTCCACCGATTTCCAGCAGTCACTGCTCGATCAGGCGGTGCAGACGTACGGCAGCCTCGCGGCTGCCCGTCAGTACGTCCAGACGCCGACCGCGTCCCGGCATGTGACCGGTGAGGCGGTCGATATCGGGGGTCCGCAGGCCGATCACTGGCTGATCGCCAACGGCGCCCGCTTCGGGCTGTGCCAGATCTACGCCAACGAGCTGTGGCACTTCGAGCTCGTCGCCGACCCGGCCGGCACCTGTCCGCCGCTACAGCCCAACGCTGCGGGCTGACCTATTCGGTGACCGGCACCATGTCGGCACCGCATGTGCACTTGTAGCTGGTTTCGGGACCCTTGCAATGGCATTCGGACTCGACGCGGATCCGGCACCCACAACCCTCGTGAGCACAGGTCAGCACGGTTCCGGCAGGAACGACGCTCATGGCTCCTCCAATTCGTCTGTAAATCCATCGTCCCCCTCGCATAGCCCTGAACCGGGCAATTCAATCCAACCCGGTCGGCATATCGTGTCTCTATGACTCTGTCTGGGAAGACCATGTTCATCTCCGGCGCCAGCCGCGGTATCGGCCTGGCGATCGCGAAGAAGGCCGCCGCCGACGGCGCCAACATCGCCCTGGTCGCCAAGACCGCCGAACCGCATCCCAAACTTGAGGGCACCGTCTACACCGCGGCCAAGGAGATCGAGGAGGCCGGCGGGCAGGCCCTGCCGATCGTCGGCGATGTGCGTGACGGCGATTCGGTGGCAGCCGCGGTTGCCAAAGCCGTCGAGCAGTTCGGCGGCATCGACCTCTGCGTCAACAACGCCTCGGCGATCAACCTCGGCTCCATCGAGGAAGTACCGCTCAAGCGCTTCGACCTGATGAACGGCATCCAGATCCGTGGCACCTACGCGGTGTCGCAGGCCTGTATCCCGCACATGAAGGGCCGGGAGAACCCGCACATCTTGACGTTGTCCCCGCCGATCCGCCTCGAATCGCAGTGGCTCAAGCCGACCGCGTACATGATGGCCAAGTTCGGAATGACACTGTGCGCGTTGGGCATTGCCGAAGAGATGCGCGAGGCGGGCATCGCGTCCAACACGCTGTGGCCGCGCACGTTGGTGGCCACCGCCGCGGTCCAGAACCTGCTCGGCGGTGACGAGGCCATGAGCCGGGCCCGCAAGCCCGACGTCTACGCCGATGCCGCCTACGCGATCTTCAACCAACCGGCGCGCGAGTACACCGGCCAGAGCCTGCTGTGCGAGGACGTGCTACTGGCCAACGGTGTCACCGATCTGTCGGTGTACGACTGCACACCCGGCGGCGATCTCGGCGTGGACCTGTGGGTGGACACCCCCAACCCGCCCGGATACGTCCAGCCGTAACCATTTGCCCGCATGACGAGCGACAAATTCAGCAGCCATCGAAAATTATTGCCGGGCTGAACCAATGCGACTAACATCGAACATGTGTTCGAATTGCTGGATCAGGCGGCGCTCGGTGAACTCACCGACGCCGCACTGATCGACACCCTCGAACACCACACCCGCGCCGAAGCCATCCACGCCGCCACACGCCTGGCAGCCATCGCCGAGATCGTGGCCCGACACTGCGACGATGAAGACGAGATTTCCGCCCACTGTGCGATCGACGGCTGGGAAACTGCCACCGCGGCGGTCGGCGCCGCCTGCAACCTGAGCCGCGGAGCCGCCTCCGCCCAGATGCGTATCGGCCAAGCACTACGCGAACGACTCCCCAAAGTCGCCGCCGACTTCGCCCATGGAGAAATCTCGGCGAAAGTGATCTCCACGATCACCTGGCGCACCCAACTCGTCACCGACGACGACGCCTTGGCATTGATCGACACCGCCCTGGCCGGCGCCGCCACCACCTACGGTGCCCTGACCGCCACCAAGACCGAACAAGCCATCGATGTCTGGGTGGAAAAATTCGACCCCGCCGCCGTGCGCAGAACCCGCACCGCCGCGCGAGATCGTGATATTCATTTCGGTGACCCTGACGATCCCAACGGCACCGTCTCCATCTGGGGACGGCTCCTGGCCACCGACGCGGCCCTGCTCAGAAACCTGCTCAACACCATGGTCCGCGGAGTCTGCGACAACGACCCACGCACCCTCGGGCAACGCCGCTCCGACGCACTGGGCGCCATCGGCGCCGGAGCCGACCACCTCACCTGCCAGTGCAACAACCCCGACTGCGACGCCACCGGCGTCGACCCCCGCTCCCGCGCCGTCGTCATCCACCTGCTGGCACAGATGCTGCCCACCAGGGCCGATGACACCCACAACGACGAGGGCGATGACCACGCGGGTTCTGATGCGGCAGTCGAGACGCCCATCGACGAACCCGCCGGCTCTGCTCAACCACCCCGCGACCCACGCATCCATGGCAAACCGGCCCTCGCTGGCCGCGGGGCGGACGGCACACCCGCCGTATCCGGCAGCCCCGCAGTCATTCTCGGTGGCGGGATCGTGCCCGCGCCCCTGCTGGCCGAACTGATCGCCACCGGAGCGACCATCAAGCACCTCACCAACCCCGAAGACCTCACCACCGAATCTCGGTACCGGCCCTCAACAAAACTCGCCGCATTCGTCCGGATGCGTGACCTCGTGTGCATGTTCCCCGGGTGCGGAGTAGCCGCCGACCATTGCGATCTCGACCATTGCGACCTGTGGCCGACCGGAGCCACCCACCCCGGCAACCTGGGGCCGAAATGCCGCACCCACCACCTCATCAAAACCTTCAACACCGGTGAGGGTGGCTGGACCGATGTTCAACACCCCGACGGCAGCCACACCTGGACCGCACCCACCGGCCACACGTACCACACCACACCGTTCAGCCGAATCCTGTTCCCGGACAGGATCACCCACACCATTACCCACACCCCGGCCCCGCACCGAGCTCCGACGCCCACCGGCCCCGCCAACCGGCACATGAAAATGCCGGTCCGCCAACGAACCCGCGAACAAACCCGCACCCAACGCATCAACACCGAACGCCGGCTCAACGCCGAACTCGACAAACCCCCTCCGTACTAATCGAATCCCGATGACGCCGCGGATGTTTCGGCCTTCACGCATGTCGGTGATGGCCTCGTTGATCTGATCGAGCTTGATCACCGAGTGCTCGGAGAGGACAGCGTATTCGGAGAAGGTGCCGAGCTGGCCGAAGGCCAGCAGGTCCTCGTCGCCAGGTGACGCCGGATGGTGTTGTCGGTGACCGTCTCCTTGACCATCATCATCGCCCCGTTGTCGCAGAGGTACGTCATCCCCGCCTACCCCATCTAGGCTCGCTTGCATGCCTGACCCACAAGCCACCGAACCGCGGCCTACCAACTGGGCCGCCGGCCGCTACCAGGCCGTCGCCGAACAGATCGCCGTCATCGCCGATGAGGTCGTCGCCACCGCCGACCGGCTGCGGCCGGTCCGTGGCACCACTCTGGTCGACCTGGCGTGCGGCACCGGAAGCGCCGCGCTAGCCGCCGCCGAGGCCGGCGCCGAGGTCACCGGTGTGGACCTCACCGCCGAGCTGATCGCCATCGCCGCCGAGCGTCCAGGAGCGGAAGCAGTGCGGTGGGTGGTCGCCGATGCCGCGCACACCGGGCTGCCCGACGGCGGGTTCGGCACTGTGGTGTCGAACATGGGCATCATCTTCGTCGAGCCCACCAGCCTGGTCGCCGAGGTCACCCGGCTGTTGAACCCGGGCGGGATCTTCGCGTTCTCGACCTGGATCCGCGATGAGACCGGTAACCCGTTCTACAACCCGATCATCGAAATTCTGGGCCGGCCGTCGGCCGCCGTGTATTCGCCCGATCAGTGGGGCGACCTGGAAATCGTGCAGTCGCGGCTGACCGCGGGGTTCGACCAGGTCAGTTTCAAGACCGGCTCACACACTTGGCAATTCGAGTCCGTCGAGTCCGCAGTGCGCTTCATCTCCGACGAGTCACCGATGCATGTCGACCTGCTGGGCCGACTGGACGAGACGACGCGCGACCGTCTGCTCGATGCGTTTGCCGCCGCATTGAGTGCGCAGGCCGACGGCGAGGGCCGAGTCTCCTTCGGGGCGCCTTACGCGGTGGTGACCGCCCGGCTGCGGTGGTGAAACAGGTCGGTCCTCCGAAGAGCGGTCATT
Protein-coding regions in this window:
- a CDS encoding HNH endonuclease signature motif containing protein, producing MFELLDQAALGELTDAALIDTLEHHTRAEAIHAATRLAAIAEIVARHCDDEDEISAHCAIDGWETATAAVGAACNLSRGAASAQMRIGQALRERLPKVAADFAHGEISAKVISTITWRTQLVTDDDALALIDTALAGAATTYGALTATKTEQAIDVWVEKFDPAAVRRTRTAARDRDIHFGDPDDPNGTVSIWGRLLATDAALLRNLLNTMVRGVCDNDPRTLGQRRSDALGAIGAGADHLTCQCNNPDCDATGVDPRSRAVVIHLLAQMLPTRADDTHNDEGDDHAGSDAAVETPIDEPAGSAQPPRDPRIHGKPALAGRGADGTPAVSGSPAVILGGGIVPAPLLAELIATGATIKHLTNPEDLTTESRYRPSTKLAAFVRMRDLVCMFPGCGVAADHCDLDHCDLWPTGATHPGNLGPKCRTHHLIKTFNTGEGGWTDVQHPDGSHTWTAPTGHTYHTTPFSRILFPDRITHTITHTPAPHRAPTPTGPANRHMKMPVRQRTREQTRTQRINTERRLNAELDKPPPY
- a CDS encoding class I SAM-dependent methyltransferase translates to MPDPQATEPRPTNWAAGRYQAVAEQIAVIADEVVATADRLRPVRGTTLVDLACGTGSAALAAAEAGAEVTGVDLTAELIAIAAERPGAEAVRWVVADAAHTGLPDGGFGTVVSNMGIIFVEPTSLVAEVTRLLNPGGIFAFSTWIRDETGNPFYNPIIEILGRPSAAVYSPDQWGDLEIVQSRLTAGFDQVSFKTGSHTWQFESVESAVRFISDESPMHVDLLGRLDETTRDRLLDAFAAALSAQADGEGRVSFGAPYAVVTARLRW